The sequence GCTGCCGAGGGGTCACCCCTGAAGTCCATACTCATTTTATCCACTTCATCCAGACAGAAAACAGGGTTATTCACTCCCGCTTTTTTCAGGGACTGGATTATTTTACCCGGCATTGCCCCTATATAAGTCCTCCGGTGGCCCCGAATTTCCGCTTCATCCCGAACCCCTCCAAGTGAAAGACGAATATATTTTCTTCCGGTTGCCCGGGCCACTGATTTGGCAAGAGACGTTTTCCCCACACCAGGTGGACCCACAAAACACAATATCGGCCCTCTTATTTTTTTAACCAGACACTGAACCGCCAGATATTCAAGTATTCTTTCTTTGGGTTTTTTAAGCCCGTAGTGGTCTTCATCTAAAATTTTTTCTGCTTTATCAAGGTCATCCAATATCTCACTGGTTTCAAACCAGGGAAGGCTGATCATCCACTCTATATAATTTCTCACCACAGTGGCTTCAGCCGACATGGGTGTCATTTGCTTTAATTTTTTAAATTCCTGTTTGGCCTTTTCCGTGGCCTCATCAGACATCTTTTTTTCTTCGATCTTCTTTTCCAGCTCTTTGAGCTCATCCCGCCCATCATCTTCGCTGCCCATCTCCTTTTTTATGGCGCGCATCTGCTCGTTAAGGTAATATTGCTTCTGTGTTTTTTCCATCTGTTCCTTAACCCGGCTTTTTATCCTTTGGTCCATGGAAAAAATTTCAATTTCCATCTTCACCAGTTTAAGGAGAAGCGAAAGCCGCTTGGTTGGAGATGCTGTTTCCAGCAGACGTTGTTTATCTTCAATTTTAAAGGAAAAATGGGAGGCCAGGGTATCGGCCAGTTTGGAAAAATCTGAGATGGCGGAAATATTGTTTACCAGATCCTCGGAAATATTTTTGTTAAGGCCGGCATACTCTTCGAAACTCTCCATAACACCCTTTGACAGGGCAAAGCCTTCTGCGGTGTTTACTTCCGGTTCAACGACAGGTTCAATCTCCACCTGAAAAAAATCTTCTTGCTGAATAAAACGGGAGATATGACCACGAATTTTCCCCTCAACCAATGCTTTCACTGTTCCATCCGGAAGGCGAAGAAGTTGAAGAACCTTTCCTATTGTTCCGGTCAAACTAATGTCTTTTTCAGAAGGATTGTCCACACCGGCTTTTTTCTGTGTCGCCAGAAAAACACTTTTGTCCTTATTCATTGCATCAGAAAGCGCATTTACGGACTTTTTTCTGCCCACAAAGAGGGGAGCAACCATATAAGGAAAGACCAC is a genomic window of Thermodesulfobacteriota bacterium containing:
- the lon gene encoding endopeptidase La, whose amino-acid sequence is MDSSKLILPLLPLRDIVVFPYMVAPLFVGRKKSVNALSDAMNKDKSVFLATQKKAGVDNPSEKDISLTGTIGKVLQLLRLPDGTVKALVEGKIRGHISRFIQQEDFFQVEIEPVVEPEVNTAEGFALSKGVMESFEEYAGLNKNISEDLVNNISAISDFSKLADTLASHFSFKIEDKQRLLETASPTKRLSLLLKLVKMEIEIFSMDQRIKSRVKEQMEKTQKQYYLNEQMRAIKKEMGSEDDGRDELKELEKKIEEKKMSDEATEKAKQEFKKLKQMTPMSAEATVVRNYIEWMISLPWFETSEILDDLDKAEKILDEDHYGLKKPKERILEYLAVQCLVKKIRGPILCFVGPPGVGKTSLAKSVARATGRKYIRLSLGGVRDEAEIRGHRRTYIGAMPGKIIQSLKKAGVNNPVFCLDEVDKMSMDFRGDPSAALLEVLDPEQNFSFNDHYLDVDYDLSDILFITTANTLPEIPLPLQDRMEIIRLSGYTDYEKYNIAKDFLVPKQIEANGLADKNVQYNRKAIYSIIHRYTREAGVRNLEREISSICRKIARKVVKNNDDRENKITARTVQKYLGPYRFREGQIEETDQIGIVTGLAWTQVGGELLCIETLIMPGKGKLTVTGKLGDVMKESAQAAVSYVRSRSDSLMIDKKFYRKYDMHIHIPEGAIPKDGPSAGISMCTSIVSALTKRPVHRDLAMTGEITLRGRILPIGGLKEKFLAAHSGGIKKVIIPKENEKDLKDIPKSISKHIDIFPVEHMDEVLTLALIRGEEDTLFQKNDMPLEIVADEAEQRTSLI